One genomic window of Trichlorobacter lovleyi includes the following:
- a CDS encoding nicotinate phosphoribosyltransferase → MRYSALFTDLYELTMLAGYHEQGMTDRKAVFDLFFRTNPFNGSYAVFAGLEPVLEFLEQLHFLPEELDYLNSLNQFKPAFLDYLRQLRFRGTVTAVPEGTVVFAGEPLLTIEGSLAEAQFVETAVLNSINFQTLIATKAARITHAAAGAEVIEFGLRRAHGPDGGLSCARAACVGGICSTSNVQAGMQYGLPVRGTHAHSWVQAFPDELSAFRAYAEAFPDNTILLVDTYDTLKSGIPNAIIVARELRERGYELRGIRLDSGDLAFLSRESRRMLDAAGFAQVRIVASNDLDEYQISTLKTAGGQVDIYGIGTQLATAGGSGGGALGGVYKLVELEGLPKLKLTSDLAKATLPGRKRVLRGFAPDGGMLQDLICMEHEQQPVAGATVHNLCNPLSPVSLPLATTLHDLRQVVMRDGCRTVAPEPLSAMAERSRQQLATLPQGCLRLHAPERYTVSISEPLHDLNNRLTAKVTGERPLP, encoded by the coding sequence ATGCGCTATTCAGCATTATTTACTGATTTATATGAACTGACCATGCTTGCAGGCTATCATGAGCAGGGGATGACGGACAGGAAAGCGGTTTTTGACCTGTTTTTCCGCACCAATCCTTTTAACGGAAGTTATGCAGTTTTTGCCGGACTGGAACCGGTGCTTGAATTCCTTGAGCAGCTGCACTTTCTACCGGAGGAACTTGACTACCTGAACAGCCTGAATCAATTCAAACCAGCATTTCTGGACTATCTGCGGCAGTTACGTTTCCGTGGCACCGTGACAGCAGTGCCGGAGGGCACCGTGGTGTTTGCCGGAGAACCGCTGCTGACCATAGAGGGAAGTCTGGCCGAGGCTCAGTTTGTAGAAACGGCTGTGCTTAATAGCATCAATTTTCAGACATTGATTGCTACCAAGGCAGCCCGCATCACCCACGCAGCTGCAGGGGCAGAGGTAATCGAGTTCGGCCTGCGCCGGGCCCACGGACCGGATGGCGGACTTTCCTGTGCACGTGCCGCCTGTGTTGGCGGCATCTGCAGCACCAGCAACGTACAGGCAGGGATGCAGTATGGGCTTCCGGTACGCGGTACCCATGCCCACAGCTGGGTACAGGCCTTTCCTGATGAACTGAGCGCGTTCCGGGCCTATGCCGAGGCATTCCCCGACAACACGATACTGCTTGTTGATACCTACGATACGCTGAAAAGCGGCATTCCCAACGCCATTATCGTGGCGCGGGAGCTGCGGGAACGCGGTTATGAGCTGCGGGGCATCAGGCTTGACTCCGGGGATCTTGCTTTCCTTTCCAGGGAGAGTCGGCGCATGCTTGACGCGGCAGGTTTTGCACAGGTCAGGATCGTGGCCTCAAATGATCTCGACGAATACCAGATCAGCACCCTTAAAACTGCCGGGGGGCAGGTGGATATCTACGGCATCGGGACACAACTGGCAACCGCCGGCGGTAGCGGAGGCGGTGCGCTGGGAGGGGTCTATAAACTTGTTGAGCTTGAAGGATTACCGAAACTGAAGCTGACCAGTGATCTCGCCAAGGCCACGCTGCCCGGCAGGAAGCGGGTTCTAAGGGGCTTTGCTCCTGATGGCGGGATGCTGCAAGATTTGATCTGTATGGAGCATGAACAGCAACCTGTTGCAGGGGCAACGGTCCATAACCTTTGCAACCCGTTATCACCGGTATCCTTGCCGCTTGCGACAACGTTGCATGATCTGCGGCAGGTCGTCATGCGGGATGGCTGTCGGACTGTGGCGCCTGAGCCTCTGTCCGCAATGGCTGAACGCAGCCGTCAGCAGCTGGCAACTTTACCTCAGGGCTGTTTGCGTCTACACGCACCTGAACGCTATACCGTCTCTATTTCAGAACCGTTGCATGACCTGAACAACCGGCTGACTGCCAAAGTAACCGGAGAAAGGCCGTTGCCATGA
- a CDS encoding isochorismatase family protein, with product MTEDSALLIVDLQNDFCPGGALQIINGDRIIEPTNELIRSFSAAGLPVLASRDWHLPNTSHFHDFGGQWPVHCVRETEGAAFHPALCLPQDAIIISKGTELTSDGYSAFAGTTAEGKELELFLRDRKVTKLCICGLATDYCVLSTTRDALGRGFQVMVLSDAVAGVDSAPGDSERALEEMDKAGAQLITSHTLKSMLQKKIE from the coding sequence ATGACAGAGGACTCAGCATTACTTATCGTAGATCTGCAGAATGACTTTTGCCCCGGCGGTGCACTTCAGATCATCAACGGTGACCGCATAATCGAACCGACCAACGAGCTGATCCGTTCGTTCAGTGCCGCCGGTTTGCCGGTGTTGGCAAGCAGAGACTGGCACCTGCCGAATACCAGCCACTTTCACGATTTTGGCGGTCAATGGCCGGTTCACTGCGTCCGTGAGACCGAGGGTGCCGCCTTTCATCCGGCACTGTGTCTGCCGCAGGATGCCATCATCATCTCAAAGGGAACCGAACTGACATCAGACGGGTATTCTGCTTTTGCCGGCACAACCGCAGAGGGTAAGGAGCTGGAACTGTTTCTGCGCGACCGCAAGGTAACGAAGCTTTGCATATGTGGGCTGGCCACTGACTACTGTGTCTTGTCCACAACCCGTGATGCCCTTGGCAGGGGATTTCAGGTTATGGTGCTTTCCGATGCTGTTGCAGGGGTCGACAGCGCACCAGGGGATTCCGAGCGAGCTCTTGAGGAGATGGATAAGGCCGGTGCACAGCTGATAACATCCCACACCTTAAAAAGTATGTTGCAGAAAAAGATCGAATAG
- a CDS encoding C-GCAxxG-C-C family protein produces the protein MSRTQAEQLALAHSESGLHCAESVASAITKLFCPDQAGIVCRMATGFGGGLAGSRQEACGALTGGVLAIGLLCGRTTPDQDRETAYRVSAAYRERFMARFNGTICQTIRNGFTTSDTRTACRSLTAEAAGILYDILQEHGYAVNRS, from the coding sequence ATGAGCCGTACCCAGGCCGAACAACTGGCCCTGGCCCATTCAGAGTCCGGTCTGCATTGCGCCGAATCCGTGGCCTCAGCCATCACAAAACTGTTTTGCCCCGACCAGGCCGGGATCGTCTGCCGGATGGCAACCGGCTTTGGCGGCGGTCTGGCCGGCTCCCGCCAGGAGGCCTGCGGTGCATTGACCGGCGGCGTGCTTGCCATCGGTCTGCTCTGTGGCAGGACAACGCCTGACCAGGACCGGGAGACGGCCTATCGGGTCAGCGCCGCCTACCGCGAACGCTTCATGGCGCGCTTCAACGGCACCATCTGCCAGACGATCCGTAACGGTTTCACCACCAGCGACACCAGAACCGCCTGCCGCAGCCTGACCGCCGAGGCCGCAGGAATCCTGTATGATATCCTGCAGGAGCATGGGTATGCGGTGAACCGCTCTTGA